The sequence CAAAGAGGCTGCCTACTTACCTTTCTCCGTGGCTCAAGGGGATCAGGCACAAACGTAGTTCATCTTTTCTTTtttagatagtatgaactacCCACAATGGCAGCAACTATCTCTTATCAGATGTCAATTAAACTGATTCCAATCATCAGATATCAAGTAAACTTATTCCACTTACAGTGTAAGTAGTGAAATACGAGGAAACAAATGGTACTCAAaatgtcaaacactacaacacttGAAAGATAACAGGACCATGTCCACCAGTATTATAAGGAATCACAGTCTTCTTCTTCAAAGCCTTCAGTCCCAAAAAGTTGGGGTAGGCAAGAAAGGGAATACAAGGGCTTCCTGACCAGTCACCCATTCCTGGTACTGCTCCCGCCCTTTCCTAAGGGAATGGCTGGTTTTCAACCAAACAAAGgtacacgaggacttcccaagcggTCACCCATCTTGGTACTGCTCTCTCCCCCTATTGGCCTATCACTGGCTCGCCAAGCCAATCACGACCTATCTTCATAGGGGAATGGCTAGGTATTTTCATTGGCTCGCCAAGCCCGTAATGGATGTTCCTCCTTTATCCTGGCTTAGGGCAACTCCTATGGAGTAAAAATTCATCCACATCTTTGTGATAATCCATATTTTATGGATAAATAATGCTACTATGGGTAAGATTTAGGTCCACATCTCTCTGAAATCCAGATGGTACTCCACATATTTGAGGGGTTGTCTCTGGAGTAGTCCATCCGGTCATAGGCTGACCGGATATCCTACCCGGACATTATGTGTCcggatgtatttttttttaataatatctTTTCATCCAATCCGGTCATTTAGTGACCGGATGCAGCAAATACTCTATAGCTATCCGGACACTGCATAACCGGTTGGGATTTTTAATTGTTTAAAATGATGCAAGTATATCTGTTCCTATACTGTAGCAACGGTTTTGACTGATTAGCAACTTTTATAAGTGTTGCTTATTTAAGAGATGTAAGATGCCATCCACATTCAACGGAtgagtttttgtctttttttaattttaatgatCCGGGCTATGAGAAACCGGATGGactaaatttttaattttttttcccacGGTCAGTTTTGGCTCCACTAATTGCTGATGGTCCATATATATATGGATACTCACTAAGATATGGATGATTTTAACTCCATACCATAGGAGTTGCCCTTACGACCGGCTGTGCAGAAAAACTACACGGGCGGAGTTATCATAAGGAATAGCAGTACAATAATTTTACAAGAATCCCCAAACTCCATGCACATTATTAGCTCGAGTTAGATCAAAGCTCAGACAAACAAAAAGAGTAATTAAGGCTCCATTCTTTCTTGTTACTGGATTCTAATCAAAGTATTAAAACAAAATACAGCTCCAAACATTTCATGGCCATGCACAATTCCGTCATCATAAGTACTGCAGTCCCTGAAATCTATGTTTAGTTTTTATCTCTGCCAGTAGTAATACTAATTACCAAGAAAGAAAATAAACCGATCGATCCCAAACAGCAAAATTTAGCTAGCAGCTACAGATGCATTTCTTACTGCTCATCTATATCAATCATTCCTATATCTACTGCAAGAAACAACAAAGTCACAAAGCCTTTGTCCAAATATGAAAAGGGAAAAGCAAGACCATCCATTGGACGCATATATAACCATTCTAATACCAAGGGCGTTTTATCTAGTCAGCTTGTGGTAACAAAGCAAACACAGGAAACGTCAGGTGAAACACAACCATGCCATAGAATTTACACTAAAGTCTAAAACGGGGTAAGATGGGAATTTTGGCAAAAAAATACATACAAGTCTATCGAAATTGAGAAGTTCCAATGAACAGAAACTGCTAGCAGAGCTTGCGGATAGAGACAAAATGGCACCTGAAGAGAGACACGAAACATAAAATGAGGATACAAATTTAGTGGATATACAACATGAATCATTAATTTTACGTCGacaaacacaactatggtatcaCTATGGGATTCATATTTCCAAACCAACCAATCCACCAAATTAGCATTTATATTAATCTTGTCCTTTTTTGGGAAATCAAACTCAGCTAATATCATTCAAAAGCAAATTTTAAGTCTTTGAAAAAGATCTATCCTTGATAACAGAGTGAGGAATGTTTCTGCATCCACCGAGCATACAATGAAGGAGGATACTAGCCAAGGCAGTACTGAAATACAAAAGCAAATCTTTTAATAAATGTACTAAGCCACTTGAAATCCTTAAGATACGTATTCAAATATATTAGATACTAATCATACTTAACATGCCTAGAAATGAGAACCTCAATTAACTAGAACAGAAACGCGTTTCAAGTTGATACAATAAAAGAAACAAATAGTCTACCAAAAATAAATTTAAACGGATAATTTAGATGCATTTTACTTGACTGGTTGAGCAACATATTTCATATGAAACAGTGTATTGCCATACAAGTGGCAATTTCGTGAATGACTGATGTCGAAAAGTGCAGGTAGAGTGATTCTGTGACAAAAGACGGGTTAAAGGCCATACATGCAATATCAAAACAAAGTAGCTCTACTAAATGATTCATTTTAGTATATTTTAGTGATTCTGTGACAAAAGGCGGGTTAAAGGCCATTTCTGACGTTCATATACAAACACAACAACTAAGATCAGAGGAAGGACAACAAGTTGTTATTCAAAACTGATGGTAACTTGCCATAACAAGCTTCATGGTTCAAAAAAACTACGAGCGCAATTATGTCTAACAAGATACGAATTGGTATTTAGTACCTTTCCAGGGGACATAGCCATTTACCCAAAATGTTTCCATTTTGATTCACTCTTTACTTCCACAACTATGGCCTCCAAAATATAATTTTCCACATTATCACTATCCAAAGTAGACTGCGCAGATTCATTGAGCGAAGGACGAACAACGATTTAGGGAATAGTTACTAGCAACATCTAAGCAGTAACAACAAAACTAACCTTTCCAACATCTACTTCCAAGCTGAATAGCTAAATGATCAGTAGCTACTTCCAGCGCATCCTTCAGCATACCACGAGATTCCAAGAAATGAGCCACACTGCAGCACGAAATTGCTTCATTAGAACCTCAGAAATGATGACACCTTAAGTACAACAATAAAAAAGGATGATGTTACCTACTCATATGCTCCTTGCAATAAATTAAAACTTGTACAAACCACAAACAGATGAACACATTTAATTTCTTCCAACTCCTTCCTTCATTTCCCTCCACCATCTCACCACGATCAGAACCCTATAAAAACATACAGACACAAACTATACACTTAGTCCAATCTACTAACAAAACATTAACCACAACAAAAACACAACTCAAAATCCCCAAACCTATTTCATTTCCAAATCACATCCGGTAGTTAACTTCTCCAGCGCCTCAGTAGTCTAGAAAAACCAAAACAACGTAATCAAACTATCAAAACCTAAAACCAGAAAtccaaaatgaaaaacaaaaacagaaccaAAAAAGCAAAAACAAGTAGTAATACAGGGTAACATTACCAAAAATATGATATAAATTCGGATGATGGTGGAGATTTTCTAGAGTTTCTACTTGAGTCTTCCTCCAAATCTAATTTCTAGGGTTTGCGAAATCAGGTTATTCAAAGATAGATTTGAATTCTGTAAAAGGATTAGGTTATTGATTTCGGGTAAGTTTAGGGTTGTTTTTACTGAGTTGAGTTCTCCGGTGATGTTTTGGTGATGCGGGAAATGGTAAGGTGAAGAATCATGGATCGATATAGTCGAAGTCTCTCTGCCTCACTTGGGAAAGAGAGAGGCGgaggtaaaaaaaaaatccctgTCAATAACCCACAACAAAAAAAGGTGTCAATAAGACCTCCGACTACATGACTCAGACCCCTTTGCATTAGAGATGCTCTTATGAGTTTGATATGAATCCTCCAATTTCAGTAATGGTGAGTTTGGTTGCAGGATTCACAAATCCAATAAATTTATAATCCCATCCTCGGTTCATGTAAATCTCATGTACGTTTGGTAACTCAGTTAAAATACATAAGATCCATAGACCTTGTCTTAAAGTTCATATACCTTTTGTTATTACCCTCacaatcttatatatatatatatgtggaatTTTAGAATTAGAAAAAATAAGTCCATAAATTCCTTGATATGGGAGgggttgattttttttctttctaaaacaaatttaatttttgaatttATATACGCGCCCCACCATTTTTCTTGATTCTTCTAATTGAACGATTTGTTGTAGCTGGTGGCTTGATGCAATCATTCTTTTAATCCTACTCTAAAACTAATTCGAGTTTTTGGTCACGCTAAGATGGACTTAAAAGATTTGATGATTCTTTTAGTTATATGATACATGAACAATTTAATGATTTTGTATGCGGGACTAAGAGATAAATAAAAcattaaaataacaaaaaagaaaagaagaaaaaaaattgggacCTAGATATGTGAATCTAGACGATTGCGCATCTGATGGCCAGTAGTTGCAGGTTCATTTTAGCTGTCATGTGCACCCTTGCGTGACAACAGGACTCTTTGGCAAAAGTAAGTGTTGAAACAAGTCAAGTTTCTGAGAACCAAATGGAGTTAAATGGAGTTTATGGACTGTATAAGAAGGGGAAAAATAAAAGCGGCGAGCGGGGGCATTTTGGAAAAAACATTCGATTTCTTGTCAGGCGGTGGTGGAAGATTACATACGGCTAGGTCGATAATTCACAAATCTAAATGTGAGTGTCTAAAAGTGCTTAGTTAAACATTAACCCGACATTACGGCTAGAATTTGTAGATATAATACATGAGTTATGGTGGGGATTCCCTGTCATAACCCATTTTATGGTTAGGATTCCTAAccgaataacaaaaaaaaatattaatgcaTTATTTATGGCTCGGTTTTTCAGTTGTAAACATCATATTACAGATGTAATTCCAAGGAGAAACCGGTTACAGCGGGGATCGCTATCAGTAGGTTTCTCCGAATAACATTTAAAAAATTAACCATTTAATATGGCTAGGTTTCCCATCCTTAATCGACCTATGTATACCCACTCTTCTAGATCCCTCatatctcccaaaatctcttccAATGTACGTAAATGTGACATCCTTAAAGATAGATAAACCCAACTTTCATAATGATACCAATAACACTAATAACTATGATGAAATTGAATTGTTTTGTCGAATTGAAAATGTACGCAGACAAGTTTAATAGTATATGATTTTACTTCGTATTTGCAATCAACTTTAACTTACGAGTGATATGTTGAGGTCGTAGCTCAAGCtaaaaagaaattgagaaaattgaaaGGTTCAAATTTTAACTATAAAGCTCATTTTTCCATCGTCAAGGATTTTTTGGTATAATGACGGTTAAATAAGTATTTAATGGCTTGTAATGTGGTTTCTTAATGaataaggaatttttttttttatatttcaagTTTGAGTGCATGTCCAAACTCAAATATTTCAAACTAATTAGACACCTACCGCTATGAATTTAATTTTCCCCTTTTGATAATATAAACCTAGTTGTAACTGTGGACACAAGTTATTTTGCAATATAATTACAGCTTGGAGTTCTTGATTTCCCAACCGTATGTTATATTTATGGCTGGGATAGGCTGGAATTTCTGTGTTTCTCAATCATAGATTGTCGGTTACGGCTGGGGCGTAATGTTCTCGAGCCGGACGTTGGAGTTATAGCTAGGATTTGGTGGTTTCCTAATTGTAATTTGtgtaaaaaaaatcatttttaacaTTCTTTAAGCAATTATAAGCAACAAAATTGTAACGAGAGTTAAGTTAGAGGCGCTCCTGACTATTTCGAGCATATGTTTCTTCGTATTTTCCTAAGAATTTcaaaaaaaagttcaaaaaatCATCCTTCTTCTTTCGCTTTTCCTCTTGAGAATAAAAAAATTGATCTTCAAAAATACAAATCAAATCATTAAGCTAATGCAATCACTAATCTTTAATTAGTATGCCTAATCTATCGTATTATCACTAATCGAGGGCATACTAGTCATCACTAAaataagttggataaggggttttCAAGATTGAATGTTTCATTGCAATGTCATTGTAGTAAAGAGGTAAAGTCATCGGGCTGTAATACCAATGACTGAGTTGAAACTTCAAGTTTTGCTAATGGATAATATGTTGgatagggtttcgaataaaattCCAGGAAGATGAggttgtttttttattattttttttgtcacGCTGGAGATAATTTGTGTTTCAttttgattcatttttttttacaaaaataagATATTAAGTTTGTCTCGTTCTTACTCTGTATTCATACCTTAAATGCCAACTTAATTTTGATAAGTTTAAACAGAGCTTCTTATTTTCGGTTGTAATCCTCAATAAAATATTATTAATTGACTAAATCCAGAGGTATATTATCGTCGATAAATTGACGTGATATGATGAGAAAACAACCATCTAAGTATGATAAGCAAATTCTTCTTATGGTTTACTAGAACAAAAACCAAATAAATACTAGCGAAGTACATAATTTGTtatagaatcaaatcaagattacaatcattttattttagaaaattgTGAATGAAGAGCAAGAAAGCATGTTTATGGAATTTCAATTATGTAAATATAAGCTCTCTAGCTCCACCTAATGGCCGCTACCTTACAACTTTAAATTTTCTTGTTCGTATTTTCATGGAACAACCACAGCTAGATGCTCATTCCCGAAGAGTCCCTGACAGTTTTGAAATCCTTGGTTATTTTTAAAGCAGACTCCGCAATTGCATATGATATAAAAATTTGATCTCAGTTATTGGCTCTTCATCACATATTggataaataaaaatcaaacaatGATGGATGAGAAAGAATTTAAAGCTTCGACTATCGACTAGGACGAATAAAAGATATTTTGCCCTACATCTCGTGCAGAAATTACTTATTTTTTGGTAGTCACATATAAAGATTAATGTATAAAAGATTTAATTACTTTGACAACGTGATGAATGAATTTATGGTATATACATGGCGCCCTTCTGATTATTTTGATATTCAGGTTTACAGATCATTCAAAAATTATTCCAATAATAACTTGAATTTAAATGAGCAACTAGCATCCAACTTATAAGGTTCAAACAATGAGGAACTTGCAGCTAACTAAGGTTCAAAGGAGTAAAAATTAGAAGTTAGTACAGTCAATTGTGTTGCTAATATTAGTCAATTGTTACTAATTTATCAAATTCTTTCCGGTGCTTCAAGTTTCTTTTATAACTTCAAAGTTCTAGCTTCCTAATTCAAATCCAGCTCAAACCCAA comes from Papaver somniferum cultivar HN1 chromosome 7, ASM357369v1, whole genome shotgun sequence and encodes:
- the LOC113300261 gene encoding putative coatomer subunit beta'-3 isoform X2 — encoded protein: MVEGNEGRSWKKLNVFICLWFVQVLIYCKEHMSSVAHFLESRGMLKDALEVATDHLAIQLGSRCWKGAILSLSASSASSFCSLELLNFDRLNSRHINFL
- the LOC113300261 gene encoding uncharacterized protein LOC113300261 isoform X1 produces the protein MVEGNEGRSWKKLNVFICLWFVQVLIYCKEHMSSVAHFLESRGMLKDALEVATDHLAIQLGSRCWKGAILSLSASSASSFCSLELLNFDRLPVVDDFDPRSLVAPSICHPLDFLSQGNISSISSFQHIRQIYYGPFSLLF